CACCTAAACTGCCGCAGCGCTTGCCTAAAGATTTAAGTGAAGCGCAGGTTGATAGGTTGCTCAACTCACCCAATGTTGATATCCCGCTAGAATTGCGCGATAAAGCCATGCTGGAAGTGCTCTATGCCACCGGCTTGCGAGTCTCTGAACTGGTCGGGTTGACCATCAGTGATGTTAGCTTGCGTCAGGGGGTGGTGCGGGTCATTGGTAAAGGAAATAAAGAGCGGCTGGTGCCATTGGGCGAAGAAGCGGTGTACTGGATTGAAAACTACATGGAGCACGGGCGTCCATGGTTGATTAATGGTCAATCGCTAGATGTGCTGTTCCCTAGCAATCGTAGCCAACAAATGACCCGACAGACTTTCTGGCATCGCATCAAACACTATGCGATCCTTGCAGGTATCGATAGTGAACGGCTTTCACCCCATGTTTTGCGGCACGCTTTTGCCACGCACCTACTGAATCACGGTGCAGACCTGCGTGTGGTACAAATGTTACTGGGCCACAGTGATTTGTCGACAACCCAGATTTATACCCATGTAGCTACGGAACGTT
The sequence above is drawn from the Yersinia intermedia genome and encodes:
- the xerD gene encoding site-specific tyrosine recombinase XerD, which produces MQQQNNPLIEQFLDALWLERNLAENTLASYRLDLHALTGWLEHHGSDLLRAGSQDLQSFLAERIEGGYKATSSARLLSAMRRLFQYLYREKLREDDPTALLSSPKLPQRLPKDLSEAQVDRLLNSPNVDIPLELRDKAMLEVLYATGLRVSELVGLTISDVSLRQGVVRVIGKGNKERLVPLGEEAVYWIENYMEHGRPWLINGQSLDVLFPSNRSQQMTRQTFWHRIKHYAILAGIDSERLSPHVLRHAFATHLLNHGADLRVVQMLLGHSDLSTTQIYTHVATERLKQLHQQHHPRA